In Jejubacter calystegiae, the following are encoded in one genomic region:
- a CDS encoding LysR family transcriptional regulator translates to MMNSKEFDLNSLLILKAVIECKSVTAAAKKMAMSPSSVTYAINKIRKMTSNPIFTRSKNGITPTTLALELNKRYTKAIAMINSGLDFNDNAKSLEEYRSVTVSTYTILELWFSLFTYENNRRDGLSLNFVKHPASGEKRLSQLRNHEVDLDIGGLLPNDTSIISKKLFSSRFKVLVSKNHPTIKDTLTHADWERNEHIRWILPPDETIIQAGDANQVEELYNRKVGLSTGNALNAIMMCTMSDYIMLTPEYMEGFLTKYLPVRLFELPFETTMTSTVYAHFHRSARRKDFIGTCINALSKMGDPIPEDSR, encoded by the coding sequence ATGATGAACTCAAAAGAATTTGATCTCAATTCGCTATTAATCCTAAAAGCGGTTATCGAATGCAAGAGCGTGACTGCTGCCGCAAAGAAAATGGCCATGTCTCCTTCCTCTGTCACCTATGCTATCAACAAAATTAGAAAAATGACTTCAAACCCTATCTTCACACGCTCCAAGAATGGAATTACTCCCACCACCCTGGCTCTGGAACTCAACAAGCGTTACACTAAAGCAATAGCAATGATTAATAGCGGACTGGATTTTAACGATAATGCAAAGTCACTTGAAGAGTACCGAAGCGTCACCGTAAGTACCTATACGATCCTGGAATTATGGTTTTCGTTATTTACATACGAGAATAATCGACGGGATGGACTAAGCCTGAATTTCGTTAAGCACCCGGCATCCGGGGAAAAACGACTTTCTCAGCTGAGAAATCACGAAGTCGATCTGGACATCGGTGGCCTCCTTCCCAACGATACATCGATCATTTCAAAAAAATTATTCTCATCACGGTTTAAGGTCCTGGTCAGTAAAAACCATCCGACAATCAAAGATACCCTGACACACGCTGATTGGGAAAGAAACGAGCATATAAGATGGATTCTGCCACCTGATGAGACAATCATTCAGGCAGGCGACGCGAATCAGGTCGAGGAGCTGTATAACCGAAAGGTAGGGCTGAGCACCGGCAATGCGCTGAATGCCATTATGATGTGTACAATGTCCGATTATATTATGCTAACACCAGAATATATGGAGGGATTTCTGACAAAGTATCTCCCCGTAAGGCTTTTTGAGCTTCCTTTTGAAACAACGATGACTTCTACGGTATATGCGCATTTTCATCGCTCCGCCAGGCGTAAAGACTTTATCGGAACCTGTATTAATGCACTAAGCAAAATGGGAGATCCGATTCCGGAGGACTCACGGTAA
- a CDS encoding tetratricopeptide repeat protein, which yields MPVRRKNPSVRLKHRNPEAKLMHLASQFRQAMAAGNYHAARKFCEDVLALTPGNPSVLGDYALTLMRTGDYLKSWQVYSYMFQNKERHRYTGNWLDGLAEVCGWLGKQDELKFYGNYALCLADRQCADRKVWPLPASAPTRFQAANRRGNIIAYSLYGGSPRYCETMIKNAQLMDEFYPAWRCRVYHDDTVPGHVLERLKALDVELVDMSGVSGIEPTMWRFLVSDDPGVSRYLVRDADSLFSEKEAVAVQEWVNSPYYFHHMRDYFTHTELLLAGMWGGTAGVLPPLEPLMRQFIRSYKGNPRYTDQQFLRYILWPTVRTSILNHDEIFQFHHARDYPEHGVSRWQDHPFHIGSNASISSIGGTVALRDGERLFVDLISEEGTFRYSISAHDGQWSLPLPFFMIDDYQAGQLNVTVSAAV from the coding sequence ATGCCGGTCAGAAGAAAAAATCCCAGCGTGCGGTTAAAACATCGGAACCCCGAAGCGAAATTGATGCATCTGGCTTCCCAATTCCGTCAGGCGATGGCTGCTGGCAACTATCATGCCGCCAGAAAATTTTGCGAAGATGTTCTGGCCCTGACGCCGGGAAATCCTTCTGTATTAGGGGATTATGCGTTAACGCTGATGCGAACCGGGGATTATCTGAAGTCGTGGCAGGTTTATAGCTACATGTTTCAGAATAAGGAGCGACATCGCTATACGGGAAACTGGCTGGATGGGCTGGCGGAAGTCTGTGGCTGGCTTGGGAAACAGGATGAACTCAAATTTTATGGCAATTACGCTCTTTGTCTGGCCGATCGGCAATGTGCCGACAGAAAGGTCTGGCCCCTGCCGGCATCAGCGCCAACCCGGTTTCAGGCTGCCAACAGGAGGGGGAATATTATTGCGTACAGCCTTTATGGAGGAAGCCCTCGGTATTGCGAAACTATGATTAAAAATGCGCAGCTTATGGACGAATTTTATCCGGCATGGCGCTGTCGCGTGTACCATGATGACACGGTACCCGGTCATGTGCTGGAGCGCCTCAAAGCGTTAGACGTCGAGTTGGTTGATATGAGTGGGGTGTCTGGTATCGAGCCTACGATGTGGCGTTTTCTTGTGAGCGATGACCCTGGCGTTTCCCGGTATCTGGTGCGGGATGCGGACTCGCTTTTTTCAGAGAAAGAGGCGGTCGCTGTACAGGAATGGGTGAATTCGCCATACTATTTTCACCATATGAGGGACTATTTCACACATACAGAATTACTGCTGGCTGGTATGTGGGGAGGGACGGCAGGCGTGCTCCCTCCGCTGGAACCGCTGATGCGTCAGTTTATCCGGTCGTATAAAGGTAACCCCCGCTATACGGATCAGCAGTTTCTGCGTTATATTCTGTGGCCAACTGTTCGCACCAGTATCCTTAATCATGATGAAATATTCCAGTTTCATCATGCCAGGGATTATCCTGAGCATGGGGTGAGCAGGTGGCAAGACCATCCATTTCATATTGGAAGCAATGCGTCAATCTCTTCTATTGGCGGTACGGTTGCACTGCGCGATGGAGAGCGGCTATTCGTGGATTTGATTTCAGAGGAGGGAACGTTCCGGTACTCTATTTCGGCCCATGACGGACAGTGGTCCCTTCCTTTGCCCTTTTTTATGATTGATGATTATCAGGCGGGTCAGCTTAACGTGACGGTATCTGCAGCGGTATGA
- a CDS encoding Ig-like domain-containing protein — translation METKTVNVVVLDGKKLEKTMALPQEQTGQPIILNAIKDGTYILAEQGDGVAPENITIKRVGDDLYLSLEGGDPEHPELIIRDYYLNGGELVGKGEDGQYYNYVTAIGQESDSVSADTAIPLALGGESIPGFADGLVEEDDDDHHALLWSLLGVGALGALAGGIALAHHNNNDGSHHRLADITPDVVVNPGKLDSVIDNVGSIQGKIANGGVTDDNKPTFNGSGVAPGNTVIVMDSDGTVIGSTVANESGNWAFTPDSPMSDGSHKISAVVVDGNGNRSEPSDSVIVVIDTVAPAAVDNVVVTDSSGTEIDGGVTNDNMPSLSGKAEPGTVVVISDNGKEIGSAQVDDNGQWNFTPTTPMGDGEHNIEVVAVDDAGNVGPSSKPIPVEIDTMAPDVATTKLLDDVGDTVGVINSGDTTDDNKPTFDGTAEPGATVIISDNGQVIGSVAVGENGAWSYTPETSLKDGDHSFSSVVVDKVGNQSVSSEPIDFTVDTSGIPLTSGSENFESVTQHIFNTEGDTLKLDSGLSVTFVSGPCDGENQNAFTEISSKGIAFFAPAEMGSQAMMLIENSVTKFEFGTGTSAVSFDVNSASAGSTVNYYDADGNLLHSEALPDQSNDNGLQTISWAAGEGEIIASMTIETAPAVGGDVITRVDNFNWGSDAEVASGSEVVSATSAILEENSQFSTEQDYSIQASDGVIEVHGHHVSLSLDALLFDASRELLIADGKEQVAIVGDAGSRVELNSTSLGGGQDWSDAGQVTAGGVVYEIYHSNSSSVELLVQQGIELQHS, via the coding sequence GTGGAGACCAAAACCGTTAACGTTGTGGTGCTTGATGGTAAGAAATTAGAAAAAACCATGGCTTTACCACAAGAGCAAACTGGCCAACCTATCATATTAAATGCCATCAAAGATGGGACATATATTCTTGCTGAGCAGGGCGATGGGGTTGCGCCAGAAAATATTACTATTAAACGCGTTGGCGATGATTTATACCTCAGTCTGGAAGGGGGAGATCCCGAACATCCTGAATTGATTATTCGTGACTACTATCTGAACGGTGGCGAACTGGTTGGTAAGGGAGAGGACGGGCAATACTATAACTACGTAACCGCTATTGGGCAGGAAAGCGACTCTGTCTCTGCTGATACGGCTATACCGTTGGCATTGGGCGGCGAAAGTATTCCCGGCTTTGCTGATGGTTTGGTCGAGGAGGATGATGACGATCATCATGCTCTGTTGTGGAGCCTGCTGGGGGTGGGGGCGCTGGGCGCCCTGGCTGGTGGTATCGCACTGGCGCATCATAATAACAATGATGGTAGCCACCATAGATTGGCTGACATTACGCCTGATGTTGTTGTTAATCCCGGCAAGCTGGATTCCGTTATTGATAATGTTGGAAGTATACAGGGAAAGATCGCTAATGGTGGCGTGACAGATGATAACAAGCCAACTTTTAACGGCAGCGGCGTAGCGCCGGGCAATACGGTTATCGTTATGGATAGCGACGGCACCGTTATTGGTTCTACGGTTGCGAATGAAAGCGGTAACTGGGCGTTTACGCCAGACTCGCCTATGTCTGACGGCTCTCATAAGATCTCCGCTGTTGTCGTTGATGGGAATGGCAATAGATCCGAACCATCAGACAGTGTGATCGTGGTGATCGATACTGTCGCTCCGGCGGCAGTGGATAATGTTGTCGTTACGGATAGTTCGGGGACAGAGATCGATGGCGGCGTGACTAACGATAATATGCCGTCACTGAGCGGTAAAGCTGAACCGGGGACGGTCGTCGTTATTTCTGATAACGGGAAGGAAATTGGTAGCGCACAGGTCGATGATAACGGCCAGTGGAATTTCACGCCGACGACTCCGATGGGGGACGGCGAGCACAATATTGAAGTTGTCGCGGTTGATGATGCGGGGAATGTTGGGCCATCCTCAAAACCGATTCCTGTCGAGATCGATACGATGGCGCCGGATGTGGCGACGACGAAACTTCTCGATGATGTTGGCGATACCGTTGGGGTTATTAATAGCGGCGATACTACCGATGACAATAAACCGACTTTTGATGGCACCGCGGAGCCGGGAGCAACGGTGATTATTTCCGATAACGGACAGGTGATTGGATCCGTTGCGGTAGGTGAAAATGGCGCCTGGTCGTACACGCCGGAAACGTCGCTGAAAGATGGCGATCACAGTTTTTCTTCCGTTGTGGTCGATAAGGTAGGTAACCAAAGCGTATCGTCAGAACCCATTGATTTTACTGTTGATACCAGCGGTATTCCTTTAACGTCGGGTAGTGAAAATTTTGAATCGGTGACTCAGCATATTTTTAACACTGAAGGCGACACTCTGAAGCTCGACAGCGGCCTGAGTGTGACATTTGTCAGTGGGCCATGTGATGGTGAAAATCAGAACGCTTTTACTGAAATTTCTAGTAAAGGCATCGCCTTCTTTGCGCCTGCGGAGATGGGTAGTCAGGCGATGATGCTCATTGAAAATTCTGTAACGAAATTCGAATTTGGAACAGGGACTTCTGCTGTGAGTTTTGACGTTAATTCCGCCTCGGCTGGCAGTACCGTTAATTATTACGATGCTGATGGCAATCTGCTCCATAGCGAAGCATTGCCCGATCAGTCTAATGATAATGGCCTGCAAACAATCAGCTGGGCTGCCGGAGAGGGGGAAATTATTGCCTCAATGACCATTGAAACCGCACCGGCCGTGGGAGGCGACGTGATCACTCGCGTCGACAACTTTAACTGGGGCAGTGATGCTGAAGTGGCATCTGGCAGCGAAGTGGTAAGCGCAACCTCCGCTATTTTGGAAGAAAATTCGCAGTTCTCAACCGAGCAGGATTATTCCATTCAGGCTTCCGACGGTGTTATAGAAGTGCATGGTCATCATGTGTCACTGAGTCTGGATGCGCTGCTGTTTGACGCCTCCCGGGAACTATTGATTGCCGATGGCAAAGAACAGGTTGCCATCGTGGGTGATGCGGGCAGCAGAGTTGAGCTGAATTCTACTTCATTAGGTGGTGGGCAGGATTGGTCTGATGCCGGTCAGGTTACTGCAGGCGGCGTAGTTTATGAGATTTATCATTCAAATAGCAGTAGCGTCGAATTACTGGTACAGCAGGGCA